DNA sequence from the Planctomycetota bacterium genome:
CCGGCCTGGCCAAGCTCGAAGCGTTCCCCGCGCTGGTGCGCCTGCATTTGATCGACGTGCCGGTCACCGACGCCGGCTTGGCAATCTTCGAGAAGCTGCCACGATTGGAATCGCTGTATCTTGACGGTGCGAACGTCAGTGACGCGGCGCTCGAACGGCTGTTCCGCGCGCGATCCGACCTGCACGTCCATTTGAACCAGGCCCACCACGACCGCGATCCGCATCGCCACCCGCACTAGGCCGATCAGGCTAAAATCGTGGCATTTTCGCGCGCTCTCGCATCTAGCACGCGCCTTGTCGGCCAAGTAAATTGGCGGCAGTGTTTCACGGCGACCACAGCCACATCGGCTCCCAGTTCGCCACGGCTGGAGAGTTTATCATGCATCGCAAATTGCTTGTCGCTTTGTTGTTCTTGGGGCTGGTGGCCAGCAGCACCGCCGCCTTGTTTCGCTCGGCGCCGGCCGGGCCCGCCATGACCACGGCGGCCGAGGCGTTTCTGGCCTCGCTCGACGAGGCTCAACGCGCCAAGGCTCAACTGGACTATGCGTCGCCGGCGCGCGTCGATTGGCACTTCATTCCCAAGCCGACCCGCAAGGGGTTGCAGATTCGCGAGATGAACAGCGATCAGCGCGACGCCGCGCTCAAACTATTGAGTACCGCTCTGAGTCAGACAGGCTATGGCAAGGCGACCCAGATCATGGCCTTGGAACATCTGTTGGCGGAGCTTGAGAAAACTCGTGTTGGGGGGCCGGTGCGTGACGCCGAGCGGTATTATTTCACGGTGTTCGACAAACCAACTGCCGACGGGCGGTGGGGCCTGAGTATCGAAGGGCATCACATGTCGCTCAACTTTGTCGTCGAGCGCGGCAGCGTCATTTCGTCCACGCCGGCGGTGTTCGCCACGAACCCGGCCGTTGT
Encoded proteins:
- a CDS encoding DUF3500 domain-containing protein, with amino-acid sequence MHRKLLVALLFLGLVASSTAALFRSAPAGPAMTTAAEAFLASLDEAQRAKAQLDYASPARVDWHFIPKPTRKGLQIREMNSDQRDAALKLLSTALSQTGYGKATQIMALEHLLAELEKTRVGGPVRDAERYYFTVFDKPTADGRWGLSIEGHHMSLNFVVERGSVISSTPAVFATNPAVVKSSTVPQVKVGTRVLASEETIAFELVGSLSTEQRGVAIRAAKAPAEIRAAGEAQPPTAAPVGLSHEQMNPTQRATLERLVREYAANMPDDVAEARLKDIVEAGWGKVYFAWEGADQPGVGHYYRVQGPTFLIEF